The sequence GGCTTGTCGTCGGCACTAAGTGTAACGTCGAACAATTCGCTCATCCTGGCCTCGGTCTCGGGCAGGAGACGGCGCGTGACGATCACGCGGGGTTTGCCCTCTACGCGGCGCGTCGGGCGATATTCGGCGGAACTTGGCATCGTGGGACAAGGCTAGGCGCTGGCAGGGCAGGCGGTCAAGCGCGAGGGTGGCCTGCAGTGGTGGACAGCATGCGTCAAAGAGTTGCTCTCGGGCTGCAATTTTGCGACGGCATGGAACATGAAAAACATTCGTGCGCATCGATACACAGCGGCCTTTGCGGCGTGCGCGGCGTTGCTGCTCGGGCTTGCCGGGCCAGTTTCGGCTCAGGCCGATGACAATGAAGGGCCATATTGGGTCTCGACCAGCAAGGACAAGGCCAACATGCGGGTAGGGCCAGGCCGCGATTATCGCATAAGCTGGACCTACACGCGCAAAGGCGTGCCGCTCAAAGCGCTGCGCGTGATGGGCGGCTGGCGTCTGGTCGAGGACAAGGACGGATCGCGCGGCTGGATTCTGGCGCAGTTCCTGACACGCGAACGCGCCGGGATCGTCGATGGCAGCATCACCGGCATCCGCGCCAACAAGGATGGCAGCGGGCGCATTCTGTGGCGCGTCGCGCCGGGCGTGATCGGCAAGCTGGGTGAATGCGCAGCGGGATGGTGCGGCTTCGACATCGATGGCCGCAAGGGCTTTATCCGCGCGGACAGCGTGTGGGGCGCGCAGAAACCCTGAACGGGATGGCGTCCCCGGCCTTGCGGCCGGGGAAAGTGCCGGATTCAGACGAGTTCGATGGCGAGCGCGGTGGCTTCGCCGCCGCCGATGCACAGGCTGGCAACGCCCTTTTTCAGACCGTGCTTCTTCAGTGCAGCGATCAGCGTGGTGACGATGC is a genomic window of Novosphingobium sp. MMS21-SN21R containing:
- a CDS encoding SH3 domain-containing protein codes for the protein MKNIRAHRYTAAFAACAALLLGLAGPVSAQADDNEGPYWVSTSKDKANMRVGPGRDYRISWTYTRKGVPLKALRVMGGWRLVEDKDGSRGWILAQFLTRERAGIVDGSITGIRANKDGSGRILWRVAPGVIGKLGECAAGWCGFDIDGRKGFIRADSVWGAQKP